ATTAATGGCCGCATTTGCTACTCCGACCGCCGAAGACGGTATTGGCAAGTTGCAAACTCTTATCCAGCAATTGATGGACTGGGCAATTGATGCCGGCGGCCGTATCATCGGAGCTATCATCATTTTTGTAGTGGGACGGTTTCTGATTTCTTTCCTGAAAAAGATGGTAGCCAAATTGTTGGCAAAAAGACATGTGGATCCCAGCATCCAAAGTTTTGCAAAGAGTCTGGTCAATATTCTGTTGACAATCTTGTTGATTATAGCCGTTATCAGTAAGCTGGGAGTGGAGACTACTTCGTTTGCTGCTCTGCTGGCGTCTGCGGGTGTGGCTGTAGGCATGGCATTGTCCGGAAACCTGCAGAATTTTGCAGGAGGACTTATCGTATTGCTGTTCCGGCCTTTCAAAGTCGGTGACTGGATCGAGAGTCAGGGAGTTTCGGGCACAGTACGCGAGATTCAGATTTTTCATACCATCCTGACCACGGCCGACAATAAAGTGATTTATATACCCAACGGTGCTTTGAGCAGTGGTACAGTGACCAATTACAGTCGTGAAGATACTCGTCGTGTGGATTGGGTGATCGGTGTGGAATATGGTGAAAGCTATGATAAGGTAGAAGCCACTGTTCGCCGTATTATTGCTGCCGACAAACGCATCCTGACATCTCCCGAACCTTTTGTGGCTCTCCATGCATTGGATGCCAGCAGTGTCAATGTGGTGATTCGGGTTTGGGTAAAGAGTGGAGATTATTGGGGAGTTTATTTTGAAATGAACAAGGCTGTTTACTCCATATTCAATGAAGAAGGCATCGGCTTCCCATTCCCGCAGTTGACTGTACATCAAGCAAAAGACTGATCATGGATATCTACTTGTCAGGCGTCTTCTTGCTTTTTGGAGTGCTTTAACGGCAGTTTGGGAAACAGTTTCCTGAAGCGCACTAAATGCGGAGTGATATTGCTTCCGGCAATAATGAATGTCACAGCCAGAATAATCAGTGTTATCCCACAACACAGCCTCGGCGTCAGAGACTCTCCGAAGATGGTCACTCCGAAGAATACAGCTGTTACTGGTTCCAGAGCTCCGAGGATGGCGGTTGGAGTAGAGCCTATATATTGGATGGCCTGTGTGGTGCAGAGAAATGATATGGCGGTTGGGAAAACAGCCAGTGCAATTAAATTTCCCCACAAATACCATTTGTCCACCACATGCAGGCTTTGTCCGAAATCCACGCGTATAAGAAAAAGGGATAGGCCGAAAAGTAATACGTAAAAGGTTACTTTGAGGGTTGCCACGTCCTTTAATATGGGACGGTTTACACCTACAATGTAAACGGCGTAGGAGAGGGCGGAGGCCATAACCAGTCCTACACCGATCAGATTGAGCGTTGCGCCCTCACCTCCT
Above is a window of Bacteroides helcogenes P 36-108 DNA encoding:
- a CDS encoding DMT family transporter: MNAKVKGYILGAVAAATYGMNPLFTLPLYKEGMDPDSVLFFRYLFAIPILGIMLKARGRNFRLKRKEIFSLVILGWLVAISSLTLFQSYNFMEAGIASTILFVYPILVALIMAVAFKEKITLQTVFCILLALSGIGLLYKGGEGATLNLIGVGLVMASALSYAVYIVGVNRPILKDVATLKVTFYVLLFGLSLFLIRVDFGQSLHVVDKWYLWGNLIALAVFPTAISFLCTTQAIQYIGSTPTAILGALEPVTAVFFGVTIFGESLTPRLCCGITLIILAVTFIIAGSNITPHLVRFRKLFPKLPLKHSKKQEDA
- a CDS encoding mechanosensitive ion channel family protein produces the protein MLLSLLMAAFATPTAEDGIGKLQTLIQQLMDWAIDAGGRIIGAIIIFVVGRFLISFLKKMVAKLLAKRHVDPSIQSFAKSLVNILLTILLIIAVISKLGVETTSFAALLASAGVAVGMALSGNLQNFAGGLIVLLFRPFKVGDWIESQGVSGTVREIQIFHTILTTADNKVIYIPNGALSSGTVTNYSREDTRRVDWVIGVEYGESYDKVEATVRRIIAADKRILTSPEPFVALHALDASSVNVVIRVWVKSGDYWGVYFEMNKAVYSIFNEEGIGFPFPQLTVHQAKD